GAACACTTGGCAAAAACGCCATTCTCCTGAATGTTGAGTTCAACTTCAACTTTGGTGAGCTGAAGTTGATGGCAAAGAGGAATTAACTCGCTGGTTCGCTTGGCAGCCTGAATTCCGGCAATTTCTGCAACGTTCAACACATCGCCTTTGCGGATCTGGTTTTCGCGGATAAGTTTCACCGTTTGTTTGTTAAGACGGATAAATCCTTCTGCAACGGCGGTGCGTGTTTGTGGCTTTTTATCGCCAACATCTACCATGTTTGCCCGTCCGCTTTCGTCGATATGTGTTAGTTTTTTGCTCATCGTTTTCCATTTTCGAGTTCTACGTTTCAAGTTTAACATTTCAAATTGTCATCTTATTGTGCGTTTGTCCTCTTGTGTGTTCTTATATTGTTTTATCATCATTTTTCCGCCTCTTCATCCTCCAATATTGAAAAACTCTCCAGATTCATTATACGTTCCAGATCGTGGTTTATTTCCTATCGCCAAATTGATTGACTGTTCAGCGCCGAATTTTCGGATATTATAGCCTAAATCGCTGAATAGGCATGGTTTCACGTCGCCATTGGCCAGTAGACGAATACGGTTACAACGGTTGCAATTTCCACCTTCGCCACCTTCAACTTTCGAAAATTCACCGGTTTGCAAGTTCATTTGATGAATGAAACGCAGGTCGAGTTCGTTTTTATTACAGTACAATTTTAGTTTGTTGATTTCCCCATTTGACTCATCCATTAGCACTGCATTTATTTTTATGGGAGTTAAACCGGCTTGTTGCGCTGCTTCGATTCCTTCAAATACTTTTTCAATTTTACCTGTGCGTGTAATTTGGCAGTAGCGTTCTGTGTTTATTGTATCCAGGCTAATATTTACTCGGTGAAGTCCGGCAGCTTTTAATTGGGTTGCAAATTGGGTCAAAAGTTGTCCGTTGGAGGTCATCGATAAATCTTCCAGTCCCTCAATTTTTGCAAGCTTTTTTACCAGGTCAACAATTCCTTTTCGAACAAGAGGTTCGCCTCCGGTTAGCCGCACTTTTGTGATTCCGTTTTTAACTGCTAGTCGGGTGAATGCTTCAATCTCTTCAAACGAAAGAATATCATCGTGTTTCATTAATTGAACTCCTTCTGATGGCATACAGTAAGTGCAGCGGAGATTGCATCGGTCAGTTACTGAAATACGCAAGTAATTGATATTTCGTTTAAAGCGGTCGTACATAAA
The DNA window shown above is from uncultured Sunxiuqinia sp. and carries:
- the moaC gene encoding cyclic pyranopterin monophosphate synthase MoaC, coding for MSKKLTHIDESGRANMVDVGDKKPQTRTAVAEGFIRLNKQTVKLIRENQIRKGDVLNVAEIAGIQAAKRTSELIPLCHQLQLTKVEVELNIQENGVFAKCSSRCIGQTGVEMEALTGVQIALLTIYDMCKAVDKAMTIENVKLIEKTKTDL
- a CDS encoding radical SAM protein, with the translated sequence MYDRFKRNINYLRISVTDRCNLRCTYCMPSEGVQLMKHDDILSFEEIEAFTRLAVKNGITKVRLTGGEPLVRKGIVDLVKKLAKIEGLEDLSMTSNGQLLTQFATQLKAAGLHRVNISLDTINTERYCQITRTGKIEKVFEGIEAAQQAGLTPIKINAVLMDESNGEINKLKLYCNKNELDLRFIHQMNLQTGEFSKVEGGEGGNCNRCNRIRLLANGDVKPCLFSDLGYNIRKFGAEQSINLAIGNKPRSGTYNESGEFFNIGG